A stretch of Acidobacteriota bacterium DNA encodes these proteins:
- a CDS encoding nuclear transport factor 2 family protein has protein sequence MKPQHKITLLICALCLLAQPLRAQTALTSGAPISAELKPNETHRYQLTLAAQQTAHVIAAQQGADVEVLVYDAAGKLLVDMDSPNGTRGNESVWLTGQPPGVYRIEVKTFGYPDGRLLAGKYEIKLVELRAATEADAARWQAQAAFLESKTLWRPNQPTDKKAAIAKLDEAARLLESVSDADLSAVVEARTLQIAPLLKVERLGLTKTAGMVTSYHSAELAKAAASKRALLESLLNFYQPLLKTKLELGYALLNKDDGKRFCPACPFVVPMVLQEPLTFVESNDTTGIKGMLAMYKSKLPETLNNALAAEGLTYDTATPVVLEAVGYFYLAGGLRNQALGRLPKPWMNSIIETYLIHAWLGEKQPALRRQIKLGFQLPGAVITPAAHTLDTMFGNSDMLTGGVALSRAADLAADLYHRHKLGFLTELLKAFPKDAKLDAATAEQRFVALSPLIKPWMETFAYTGAALEVRQAEEALVAARKAKDGAAFDRLVADDYCGLNQNGMQRDKAGFRASATSPTPVAVFNLDRMDIEIIGDLAIVRGAQTEQWEGNALEHHLFTRLWVKRDGRWQLQSNTQFLDPNKK, from the coding sequence ATGAAACCGCAACACAAAATCACTTTGCTCATCTGCGCGCTCTGCCTGCTCGCACAACCGCTGCGCGCGCAAACCGCCTTAACCAGCGGCGCGCCTATCAGCGCCGAATTGAAGCCGAACGAGACGCACCGTTACCAACTCACGCTCGCCGCGCAGCAGACCGCGCACGTCATCGCGGCGCAACAAGGCGCGGACGTGGAAGTGTTGGTGTACGACGCGGCGGGCAAGTTGCTCGTAGACATGGATAGCCCCAACGGCACGCGCGGCAATGAGTCCGTCTGGCTTACCGGTCAGCCCCCGGGCGTGTATCGCATCGAGGTCAAGACCTTTGGCTATCCCGACGGCCGGCTGCTGGCCGGCAAATATGAAATCAAGCTGGTTGAGTTGCGCGCCGCCACCGAGGCCGACGCCGCACGCTGGCAAGCCCAGGCCGCTTTTCTCGAAAGCAAAACCTTGTGGCGTCCCAACCAACCCACAGACAAAAAGGCCGCGATTGCCAAACTCGATGAAGCCGCGCGTTTGCTGGAAAGCGTCAGCGACGCCGATTTGAGCGCCGTGGTGGAAGCGCGCACGTTGCAAATCGCGCCGCTGCTAAAAGTCGAGCGCCTGGGACTCACTAAAACAGCAGGGATGGTCACGAGCTATCACAGCGCGGAACTGGCGAAAGCAGCCGCCAGCAAACGCGCCCTACTCGAAAGCCTGCTGAATTTCTATCAGCCGCTGCTCAAGACCAAACTCGAACTCGGCTATGCCCTGTTGAACAAAGACGACGGGAAACGGTTTTGTCCGGCTTGTCCTTTCGTGGTGCCGATGGTGCTGCAGGAGCCGCTCACTTTCGTTGAAAGCAATGACACCACGGGTATCAAAGGCATGCTGGCAATGTACAAAAGCAAATTGCCTGAGACGCTGAACAACGCCCTTGCGGCGGAAGGCTTGACGTATGACACGGCAACGCCAGTTGTGCTCGAAGCCGTTGGTTACTTTTATCTCGCGGGCGGGTTGCGCAATCAGGCGCTGGGGCGCTTGCCCAAACCGTGGATGAACAGCATCATCGAAACCTACCTGATCCACGCCTGGCTGGGCGAAAAGCAACCGGCCTTGCGCAGGCAAATCAAACTCGGCTTTCAATTGCCCGGCGCGGTGATCACACCCGCCGCGCACACGCTGGATACGATGTTCGGCAACAGCGACATGCTCACTGGCGGCGTTGCGCTGAGCCGTGCCGCCGACCTGGCCGCCGACCTTTACCACAGACACAAACTCGGCTTCCTCACCGAATTGCTCAAAGCCTTTCCGAAAGACGCGAAACTGGACGCTGCCACGGCGGAACAACGTTTCGTCGCGCTCTCACCGCTCATCAAGCCGTGGATGGAAACCTTTGCCTATACGGGCGCGGCGCTCGAAGTGCGCCAGGCCGAAGAAGCCCTGGTTGCCGCGCGCAAAGCCAAAGATGGCGCCGCCTTTGACCGCTTGGTCGCTGACGATTATTGCGGGCTGAATCAAAACGGCATGCAACGCGACAAAGCGGGCTTTCGCGCCAGCGCCACCAGCCCGACGCCGGTGGCCGTCTTCAACCTCGACCGCATGGACATCGAAATCATCGGCGACCTCGCCATCGTGCGCGGCGCGCAAACCGAACAATGGGAAGGCAACGCGCTCGAACATCACCTGTTCACGCGCCTCTGGGTCAAACGTGACGGACGCTGGCAGTTGCAATCGAACACGCAATTTCTTGACCCGAATAAGAAGTAA
- a CDS encoding nuclear transport factor 2 family protein: MRRLFTVWLFTCVACAFAFAQNADEQAVLKLEEDFRAAKINNDVAALQRVLADNFYEVNWRGEGSNRATIIQIFTNSKGRTIELSDLKVQVTGDAANVRGYQHETRPGMDAYIQFMHFCVRQQGAWRLLAVQQMPDYRAGSVTPKGWQGASNYYSIIHTDTTVKRSGQASALLKSNPTQPNDNNSAALSQQVKADAYRGQRVRLSGWMKGAVQPGGAALAWMGIRDENSESLRFSNTLDDFEFSLTPDWKRFAIALDVPANSAAIRFGAVLNGQGQIWTDDWQLEIVSDDTPTTHRTESEAMKKFGENYQRNNPAAVARQKQMFKLQLPSLPSAPVNLDFEMPGKP; encoded by the coding sequence ATGAGAAGACTATTTACCGTTTGGTTATTCACTTGTGTGGCCTGTGCCTTCGCTTTCGCACAAAACGCCGATGAACAGGCCGTCCTGAAACTCGAAGAAGACTTCCGCGCCGCCAAGATCAACAACGACGTGGCGGCCTTGCAGCGCGTGCTGGCCGACAACTTTTATGAGGTCAACTGGCGCGGCGAAGGCAGCAACCGCGCGACCATCATTCAGATTTTCACCAACTCGAAAGGCCGCACGATTGAGTTGTCTGATTTGAAAGTCCAAGTCACGGGCGATGCCGCCAACGTGCGCGGTTATCAGCACGAGACGCGGCCCGGCATGGATGCTTACATTCAGTTCATGCATTTTTGCGTGCGGCAGCAAGGCGCGTGGCGGCTGCTCGCCGTGCAGCAAATGCCCGATTACCGCGCGGGCAGCGTGACGCCCAAAGGCTGGCAGGGTGCGAGCAACTACTACTCGATCATCCACACCGACACCACCGTCAAACGCAGCGGCCAGGCGAGCGCGCTACTCAAATCCAATCCGACGCAACCCAATGACAATAACAGCGCGGCGCTCTCGCAACAGGTCAAAGCCGATGCCTATCGTGGCCAGCGTGTGCGCCTGTCGGGTTGGATGAAAGGCGCGGTGCAGCCGGGCGGCGCGGCGCTCGCGTGGATGGGCATTCGGGACGAGAACAGCGAAAGCCTGCGGTTCAGCAACACGCTGGACGACTTTGAGTTTTCCCTGACGCCGGATTGGAAGAGATTCGCCATCGCGCTGGACGTGCCCGCCAACAGCGCCGCCATTCGTTTCGGCGCGGTGCTCAACGGACAAGGCCAAATCTGGACCGATGACTGGCAGTTGGAAATCGTCAGCGACGATACGCCCACGACGCATCGCACGGAATCGGAAGCGATGAAAAAGTTCGGCGAGAATTACCAGCGCAACAATCCGGCCGCCGTCGCGCGCCAGAAACAAATGTTCAAGCTGCAATTGCCCAGCTTGCCCAGCGCGCCGGTCAATCTGGATTTTGAAATGCCAGGCAAACCTTAA
- a CDS encoding tail fiber domain-containing protein: protein MQRLITITLLLTLCFGTAAFAQTTQFTYQGQLNDNGGPANGAYDLQFKLFDTLTGGTQQGATFSADDVAVSNGVFKATLDFGVNAFPGANRYLEIGVRQGASTGAYTILAPRSALTSAPYAIRSLSAATADTATTANTANTANTANTANTANTANTANTATTASNFSGALAGDVTGTQGATLIANNAITTAKLANGAITATKLGVPLNLTGAISNAPVFSGSNSLSAGSGVKGESTHATSGIGVYGKSGDSGGFGNAKIGVAGESDTGMGVYGGSVSSHGVAGGTEESTKAGVYGVNYSIFGGIGVLGDGSLNEQFGSLGVGVKGIGTTGVKGVSASNTGYGVFGENTAGGWAGYFNGNVNITGTLNGNGAALTNLDAANLTTGTLDNARLGTVPIAKGGTGSTTKNFVDLSTAQTVAGNKTFSNPLTVQTSTNSYGLTHTDGNVTLSSYVNFVGGWFGTKSNHTLLFTVNDVAWMALTTAGNFGVGTTTPTDKLQVFGDIRIGTGANGCVKDADGTVIAGTCSSDLRFKQNITPFPNLLDKLVKLQPVHFYWRASEFPQRQFGATQSYGLIAQEVEAVFPDLVGTDEQGYKTVNYSKLPLLLLQAAKEQHQFSQRLSAENAALKEHNALLAARLAALEEALQKLLEQTAPGNPAATKQTSQQH, encoded by the coding sequence ATGCAACGCCTCATCACGATCACGCTCTTACTTACACTCTGCTTTGGCACAGCTGCATTCGCGCAAACCACGCAATTCACCTATCAGGGCCAACTCAATGACAACGGCGGCCCGGCCAATGGCGCTTATGATCTGCAATTCAAACTCTTCGACACGCTCACAGGCGGCACACAGCAAGGCGCAACGTTCAGCGCCGATGATGTCGCGGTCAGCAATGGCGTCTTCAAAGCCACGCTCGATTTCGGTGTGAATGCTTTTCCCGGCGCGAATCGTTATTTGGAAATCGGCGTGCGGCAAGGGGCGAGCACGGGGGCTTACACCATCCTCGCTCCACGCAGCGCGCTGACTTCCGCGCCCTACGCGATTCGCAGCTTGTCAGCCGCAACAGCGGATACAGCAACGACGGCCAATACAGCTAATACGGCCAACACCGCCAATACGGCCAACACCGCCAATACGGCTAATACGGCGAACACCGCCACGACGGCAAGCAATTTCAGCGGTGCGCTGGCGGGCGATGTGACAGGCACACAAGGCGCGACGCTGATCGCCAACAATGCGATCACGACAGCCAAATTGGCGAACGGAGCCATCACCGCCACCAAGCTCGGCGTGCCGCTCAACTTGACCGGCGCAATCAGCAACGCCCCGGTGTTTTCCGGCAGCAACAGTCTTAGCGCCGGCAGCGGCGTTAAGGGTGAAAGCACGCACGCGACGAGTGGCATTGGTGTTTATGGCAAGAGCGGCGATAGCGGCGGCTTCGGGAATGCGAAAATTGGGGTGGCAGGCGAATCGGACACAGGCATGGGGGTCTATGGTGGCAGCGTGTCTTCGCATGGCGTAGCCGGGGGGACGGAAGAAAGCACCAAAGCAGGTGTTTATGGCGTGAATTATTCGATTTTTGGCGGCATCGGCGTACTGGGCGACGGCAGTCTCAATGAGCAATTTGGGAGTTTGGGCGTCGGAGTAAAAGGGATTGGCACGACAGGCGTGAAAGGGGTGAGCGCGTCCAATACCGGCTATGGCGTTTTCGGCGAAAACACGGCGGGCGGCTGGGCGGGTTATTTCAACGGCAATGTCAACATCACCGGCACGCTCAATGGTAACGGCGCGGCCTTGACGAACCTGGATGCCGCCAATCTCACGACCGGCACACTCGACAATGCGCGTTTGGGCACGGTGCCAATTGCCAAAGGCGGTACTGGCTCTACGACAAAGAATTTCGTAGACCTCAGCACGGCGCAGACTGTTGCGGGCAACAAAACTTTCAGCAATCCCCTGACCGTTCAAACCTCAACCAATAGCTACGGGTTAACGCACACCGACGGGAATGTCACTCTCAGCTCGTATGTAAACTTTGTAGGTGGTTGGTTCGGGACAAAATCCAATCACACGCTCCTTTTCACGGTCAATGACGTGGCTTGGATGGCGCTGACCACGGCGGGCAATTTCGGCGTCGGCACGACGACACCCACCGACAAATTGCAGGTCTTCGGCGACATCCGCATCGGCACGGGCGCAAACGGCTGCGTCAAAGATGCCGATGGCACAGTCATCGCGGGCACTTGCTCTTCTGATCTGCGCTTCAAACAAAACATCACGCCCTTCCCCAACCTGCTGGACAAACTGGTCAAGCTGCAACCCGTCCACTTTTATTGGCGCGCCAGCGAATTTCCGCAACGGCAATTCGGCGCGACGCAAAGTTATGGGCTGATCGCGCAGGAAGTCGAAGCCGTCTTCCCCGATTTGGTCGGCACGGATGAACAGGGTTACAAGACGGTCAATTACAGCAAGCTGCCCTTGCTGTTGTTGCAGGCCGCCAAAGAGCAGCATCAATTCAGCCAACGCCTCAGCGCCGAGAACGCCGCGCTGAAAGAGCACAACGCCTTGCTCGCGGCGCGGCTGGCGGCACTGGAAGAGGCGCTGCAAAAGTTGCTCGAACAAACCGCGCCGGGCAATCCGGCTGCAACCAAACAGACAAGCCAGCAACACTGA
- a CDS encoding VCBS repeat-containing protein — translation MKRSARRYQIAMLGLLPALLSLTIFAHRMVTATRSSNFASIERAANTAAHSKTIQPTRNAATNASTMVLAPAQSGGAFTLVKAAVTSGGEYCANGAFSLQGTAGQFSADLLAGGTFSISGGLLGGGGGALQCPVITITPTSLPTATLNAVYDQTLTASGGVAPYSFDIISVTSPPAGLRFNPAGTLSGSPAEAGLFPFTVRATDANGCTATQSYTLLVQPASIVVNTTADTVVADGFCSLREALQAANTNVAVNECAAGNPGLDIIAFDLGPGTPRIDVTGTLLPFITETIVLDGAAGPGGATRVELNGVQAGANADGLDLRATDSTLRSLVINRFSRDGIVIRSFQNKVENCLIGTDALAAADQGNQRYGIYLLSPSNMIGGTAPGTRNVISGNDGGGIAIASGGNSVCGNYIGTNMTGMTALGNGGAAGDLSFGILLSGGVVNNGTGINNVIGGSTNAARNVIAGNLGAGIATFGTAQNLIQGNFIGLNSAGSGLLGNGGEGLNLSSAQEHIGGDLPGTGNVIAGNGRVGIRVQDFNGNISGAGGSHTIEGNSIYGNNGSGILIDGSGLNKNNRVSQNSITNNAYLAIDLAIGNLGAFAQTGDGVTVNSLSGLNSTYPNTRLPFPVLDAPLTPGAATGSYATLAFVNAIPAYPVRLEFFASATCDCSGYGEGETYLGNLILQADGTFTFNYTPIAGKPVLTATAIDANGNTSEFSQCVGGPPQTPPVITTQPASQTIAAGASVTFSVAASGTNLSYQWRKNSSNLGGATASNYTIASVTAADAGAYDVVVSDACGRTATSTSATLTIGACPALTVGPAALPSGVVGQAYPAISFTAAGGSNTTVFSLTGTLPNGLSFSNGQLSGTPTQAGSFNFTVTATEGACTSQRNYTLIVGALNLQATGNEGFVALNWTRSGFGTLNGFKLYRAADLNGPYTLLNGAIAANATSVNDNSVTPNTTYFYKLTLVDANNVESAFSNAAAATPVDVVPPVIAHTPLTATQPPNLAIPISATVTDNTGVQSVKLFFRAAGASNYTERAMTASGNLYAATLLAGEVVAPGVDYYLEARDAASVVRAGQPDNPYRFAVVDRPFIDGLAPVIGSAAGGTTVTLAGRNFKPGAVVRFDQAIATVTSVSATQIICTTPPHFPAVVDVRVVNADGASDVRTGGFTYQAASTLSLPTLSGPRNVRVQIPLNANVSGLTAADVRITFNSAVLSAVSAQRGTLVPNWSVQSNLTTPGEVRLALASSSGPVSGTGTLAVLEFDIPGTPGSTTPLTFASALLNGGALSATTTNGAFNVLPEYSIAGTVRHWQTNAGVPAVQLALSGARNYSAATNAGGAFSVNDVLAGNYTLTPSKTDGAAGISALDASLILQHSAGLITLTGAALVAADADRSGAVNSQDAFYALQYAVGLIGLPFPGADRVWDFTPPTRPYANLNSNQINQDFSAILLGDVNGSFTGGNQPSTLATLALPTVTVPNGADLLLPLALTLPSGALYGAEMRLAYDPAVLTLLAVESGALTNNWLRAVNLNTPGLLRVALAGSQGVTANGELLRLRLRAHGAVGSNSTVTITQASLNEGGIGTTLVPGRVTLRKRAVKADFDVDGQTDLAVWRGSTGEWLIQRSSNQTLQSVAWGTSNDPYNDVVAPGDYDGDGKADVAVWRPSDGGWYIRHSSNGAIVTQFWGTRGDVPVADDYDGDGKTDLAVWRPSNGTWYVLRSSDGSYAVEQWGAAGDTPVVGDYDGDGKADLAVWRGREGNWYLKLSSGGIQVTAWGAGYAPYNDVPVPADYDGDGKTDLAIWRGADSLWYIRQSSDGQAKLRQWGANYAPYNDVPAPGDYDGDGKADIAVWRPTTGTWYVWRSSDGTYLIQQHGQPGDTPIPASRNNQ, via the coding sequence ATGAAACGATCAGCAAGACGCTACCAAATCGCAATGCTCGGCCTGTTGCCAGCGTTGTTGAGCCTCACCATCTTCGCGCATCGCATGGTGACGGCCACGCGCAGCAGCAACTTCGCCAGCATTGAGCGTGCGGCCAACACCGCTGCGCACAGCAAGACAATTCAACCAACACGCAACGCCGCCACCAACGCCAGCACAATGGTGCTTGCACCCGCGCAAAGCGGCGGCGCTTTCACGCTGGTCAAAGCGGCGGTCACCAGCGGCGGCGAGTACTGCGCGAACGGCGCGTTCAGCCTCCAGGGCACGGCAGGCCAATTCAGCGCCGACCTGCTGGCCGGCGGCACCTTTTCAATCAGCGGCGGATTGTTGGGCGGTGGCGGCGGCGCATTGCAATGCCCTGTCATCACCATCACGCCCACAAGCTTGCCCACCGCCACACTCAACGCGGTTTACGATCAAACGTTGACCGCCAGCGGAGGCGTTGCGCCGTATAGCTTCGACATTATCAGCGTGACTTCGCCCCCTGCTGGCTTGCGGTTCAACCCTGCCGGGACACTCAGCGGGTCGCCCGCCGAAGCGGGTCTCTTCCCCTTTACCGTCCGGGCGACCGATGCCAATGGGTGCACAGCGACGCAAAGCTATACGCTGTTGGTGCAACCGGCGTCCATCGTCGTCAACACGACCGCTGACACAGTCGTGGCGGATGGCTTCTGTTCGTTGCGCGAAGCCCTGCAAGCCGCCAACACCAACGTGGCGGTCAATGAATGTGCGGCGGGTAACCCAGGTTTGGACATCATTGCCTTCGACCTCGGCCCAGGCACGCCGCGCATTGATGTGACGGGGACGCTGCTGCCTTTCATTACCGAAACCATCGTGCTTGACGGCGCGGCGGGGCCGGGCGGCGCGACGCGGGTCGAACTCAACGGTGTGCAAGCGGGCGCGAACGCCGACGGGCTTGACCTGCGCGCGACGGATTCCACCTTGCGCAGTCTGGTCATCAATCGTTTCAGCCGCGACGGCATCGTCATTCGCAGCTTCCAAAACAAAGTCGAAAATTGCCTCATCGGCACCGACGCGCTCGCGGCGGCAGATCAGGGCAATCAACGCTATGGCATTTACCTGCTCAGCCCGTCGAACATGATCGGCGGTACGGCGCCCGGCACTCGCAATGTAATTTCCGGGAATGACGGCGGAGGCATCGCCATCGCCAGTGGCGGCAACAGCGTCTGCGGCAACTATATCGGCACGAACATGACCGGCATGACGGCCCTTGGGAATGGCGGCGCGGCCGGAGATTTAAGCTTCGGCATTCTCTTGAGCGGCGGGGTCGTCAATAACGGCACCGGGATTAACAATGTCATCGGCGGGTCAACCAACGCCGCCCGCAATGTGATTGCGGGGAATTTGGGCGCGGGCATTGCAACCTTCGGCACCGCGCAAAATTTGATCCAAGGCAATTTCATCGGACTCAACAGCGCTGGCTCGGGCTTACTCGGGAATGGCGGTGAAGGCCTCAATCTGAGTTCAGCGCAGGAACACATCGGCGGCGACCTGCCCGGCACCGGTAATGTGATTGCGGGAAATGGCCGGGTCGGGATTCGCGTGCAAGATTTCAATGGCAACATTTCCGGCGCTGGCGGATCACACACGATTGAGGGAAATTCAATCTATGGCAACAACGGCAGCGGCATTTTGATTGATGGCAGCGGCCTGAACAAAAACAACCGCGTTAGCCAAAACTCCATCACCAACAATGCTTATTTGGCGATAGACCTCGCGATAGGCAATCTAGGCGCGTTTGCGCAAACCGGTGACGGCGTCACCGTCAATAGCCTATCGGGACTCAACAGCACTTACCCCAACACGCGTTTGCCGTTTCCGGTTTTGGATGCGCCGCTAACGCCGGGCGCCGCGACGGGGTCATACGCCACGCTCGCCTTCGTCAACGCCATCCCGGCTTATCCGGTACGGCTTGAATTTTTTGCGAGCGCCACCTGCGATTGTTCAGGGTATGGCGAAGGCGAGACCTATCTAGGCAATCTCATTTTGCAAGCCGACGGAACTTTTACTTTCAACTACACGCCGATAGCGGGCAAACCGGTGCTCACGGCTACGGCCATAGATGCCAATGGCAACACTTCGGAATTTTCGCAGTGCGTGGGCGGGCCGCCGCAAACGCCGCCCGTCATCACCACGCAACCCGCCAGTCAAACCATAGCGGCGGGCGCATCAGTGACGTTCAGCGTCGCGGCCAGCGGTACAAACCTCTCGTATCAGTGGCGCAAGAACAGCAGCAACCTCGGCGGCGCGACGGCGAGCAATTACACCATCGCCTCAGTCACGGCAGCCGATGCGGGCGCTTACGACGTAGTGGTGAGCGACGCCTGCGGACGCACGGCCACGTCAACCAGCGCCACGCTGACCATCGGCGCTTGTCCCGCGCTCACCGTTGGCCCGGCGGCGCTGCCCAGCGGTGTGGTTGGACAAGCGTATCCGGCCATCAGTTTCACTGCGGCTGGCGGCAGCAATACCACCGTGTTCAGCCTGACGGGCACGTTGCCGAATGGGCTGAGCTTCTCAAACGGCCAACTCAGCGGCACACCCACGCAAGCAGGCAGCTTCAATTTCACGGTGACGGCGACGGAGGGCGCCTGCACAAGCCAGCGCAATTACACGCTCATTGTCGGCGCGCTCAATTTGCAAGCAACAGGCAATGAAGGCTTCGTCGCTTTGAACTGGACGCGCAGCGGCTTCGGCACGCTCAACGGTTTCAAGCTCTATCGCGCGGCGGATCTCAACGGGCCTTACACCTTGCTCAACGGCGCAATCGCGGCCAATGCGACGAGCGTCAACGATAACAGCGTCACGCCGAATACGACGTACTTTTACAAACTGACGTTGGTGGATGCGAACAATGTCGAGTCGGCATTTTCCAACGCAGCAGCAGCCACGCCGGTGGATGTCGTGCCGCCGGTCATCGCGCATACGCCGCTGACGGCGACACAACCGCCGAATCTGGCAATCCCCATCAGCGCGACCGTCACTGACAACACGGGCGTGCAAAGCGTCAAGCTGTTTTTCCGCGCGGCGGGCGCAAGCAATTACACCGAACGCGCGATGACGGCGAGCGGCAATCTGTATGCGGCCACGTTGCTGGCGGGCGAAGTCGTTGCGCCGGGCGTGGACTATTACCTCGAAGCGCGCGACGCGGCCAGCGTGGTGCGCGCGGGACAGCCGGACAATCCCTATCGTTTCGCCGTGGTGGATCGGCCCTTTATTGACGGCCTCGCGCCGGTCATTGGGTCGGCAGCGGGCGGCACGACGGTGACGTTGGCCGGGCGCAATTTCAAACCCGGCGCGGTGGTGCGCTTCGATCAGGCCATCGCCACGGTAACGAGCGTCAGCGCAACGCAAATCATTTGCACCACGCCGCCGCACTTCCCGGCGGTGGTGGATGTGCGCGTCGTCAACGCTGATGGCGCGAGCGATGTGCGGACGGGCGGCTTCACTTATCAGGCCGCGAGCACCCTGTCCTTGCCCACCTTGAGCGGGCCGCGCAATGTGCGCGTGCAAATTCCGCTCAACGCCAACGTCAGCGGCTTGACCGCCGCTGATGTGCGCATCACGTTCAACAGCGCGGTGCTCAGCGCCGTCAGCGCGCAACGGGGCACGCTGGTTCCAAATTGGAGTGTGCAGTCCAACCTGACCACGCCCGGCGAAGTGCGTTTGGCACTGGCTTCGTCCAGCGGGCCGGTGAGCGGCACAGGCACGCTGGCGGTGCTTGAATTCGACATACCCGGCACACCTGGCAGCACGACGCCGCTCACCTTCGCCAGCGCGTTGTTGAATGGCGGCGCGCTCAGTGCCACGACGACCAATGGCGCGTTCAACGTCTTGCCGGAGTATTCCATCGCGGGCACGGTGCGGCATTGGCAGACCAATGCGGGCGTGCCCGCTGTGCAACTGGCCTTGAGCGGCGCGCGCAATTACAGCGCCGCGACCAATGCCGGCGGCGCGTTCAGCGTGAATGATGTGCTGGCGGGCAATTACACGTTGACGCCCAGCAAGACGGATGGCGCGGCGGGCATCTCGGCGTTGGACGCCTCGTTGATCCTGCAACATTCCGCCGGATTGATTACGCTGACCGGCGCGGCGCTCGTGGCGGCGGATGCGGATCGCAGCGGCGCGGTGAATTCACAAGACGCTTTTTACGCGCTGCAATACGCGGTGGGTTTAATCGGCCTGCCCTTCCCTGGCGCCGACCGCGTGTGGGATTTCACTCCGCCCACGCGCCCATACGCCAATCTCAACAGCAATCAGATCAATCAGGATTTCAGCGCCATCCTGCTGGGCGATGTGAACGGCAGCTTCACCGGCGGCAACCAGCCAAGCACGCTGGCGACGCTGGCGCTGCCCACCGTCACTGTGCCCAACGGCGCGGATCTCCTGTTGCCGCTCGCGCTGACGCTGCCCTCCGGTGCGTTGTACGGCGCGGAAATGCGCCTCGCTTATGACCCGGCGGTGCTCACCTTGCTCGCGGTCGAGAGCGGCGCGCTGACCAACAACTGGCTGCGCGCGGTCAATCTCAACACGCCGGGCTTGCTGCGGGTGGCGCTGGCTGGCAGCCAAGGTGTAACGGCGAACGGCGAATTGTTGCGCTTGCGGTTGCGCGCGCACGGCGCGGTAGGTAGCAATTCGACCGTCACGATCACCCAGGCCAGCCTCAACGAAGGCGGCATCGGCACGACGCTCGTGCCGGGTCGCGTGACCTTGCGCAAGCGCGCCGTCAAAGCCGATTTCGACGTGGATGGCCAGACCGATTTGGCCGTCTGGCGCGGCTCGACGGGCGAATGGCTGATTCAACGCAGCAGCAACCAAACACTGCAAAGCGTCGCCTGGGGCACGAGCAACGATCCTTACAACGACGTGGTCGCGCCGGGCGATTACGACGGCGATGGCAAAGCCGATGTGGCCGTCTGGCGGCCCAGCGACGGCGGCTGGTATATCCGCCATTCGTCGAATGGGGCAATCGTCACACAGTTCTGGGGCACGCGCGGCGACGTGCCGGTGGCAGATGATTACGACGGCGATGGCAAAACCGACCTCGCCGTTTGGCGGCCCAGCAACGGCACATGGTATGTGCTGCGCAGCTCGGATGGCAGCTATGCGGTCGAGCAATGGGGCGCGGCGGGCGATACACCGGTCGTCGGCGATTACGACGGCGATGGCAAAGCCGATCTGGCCGTCTGGCGCGGGCGCGAAGGCAACTGGTATCTCAAACTCAGCAGCGGCGGCATTCAGGTCACGGCCTGGGGCGCTGGTTACGCGCCGTACAACGATGTGCCGGTGCCCGCCGATTATGACGGCGACGGCAAGACCGACCTGGCCATCTGGCGCGGCGCTGACAGCCTCTGGTACATCCGCCAAAGCTCAGACGGCCAAGCTAAACTGCGGCAATGGGGCGCGAATTACGCCCCCTACAACGACGTGCCGGCGCCGGGTGATTACGACGGCGATGGTAAGGCGGACATTGCTGTCTGGCGGCCTACAACCGGCACCTGGTATGTCTGGCGCAGCAGCGACGGCACATACCTCATTCAGCAACACGGCCAGCCGGGCGATACGCCCATCCCGGCCAGCCGCAATAACCAATAG